GGACGTCACGCAGTACAAAAGTAATGATTTTGCCAAACACCTTTCGATTCTACGCCAATCGAATCATCTTGATCTCAAACTGACGGTACGGGATCTGGTCTCTTTCGGACGCTTTCCATATTCACAGGGAAGGCTCAATGCTGAGGATAAACAATATATCGATCAGGCACTTGCTTTTTCAGAACTGGAGCAACTTCAGGATGCGTACATAGATGAGTTGAGTGGCGGACAGCGTCAGCGTGCTTTTCTGTCTATGATTATTGCTCAGAATACAGAGTTTATTCTATTGGACGAGCCGCTTAATAACCTGGATATGAAACATGCTGTACAGGTGATGAAAACCTTACGCAGACTGGTTGATGAACTTGGTAAAACAGTGGTTATGGTCATTCATGAGATTAATTTTGCAGCGCAATACTCTGATCAGATTATTGCCATGAAAGACGGAGCCATTTATTACCATGAGGACACGGAGAAAGTTATTAATGCAAAAAGACTAAAGGAAATTTTTGACATTGAATTTGACATTATTGAAAATGGCGCTTCCAAAATCTGTAATTACTTCAATATCTGATTTTTAAAATTAAAATTTATTATTTACACATATAACATTCGAATTAATATGAACAAACTGATCAAAAATATAAGTTGTATTATACTTCTGGCTGTAGCAGCCAGCTGCAACAGTACTAAGAAAAATGACGGGGCAGCTACTGACTCCATCACTGTAGAACATAAACTCGGTAAAGCTCAGGTCGTCACTTCCCCCTCCCGGATTGTAGTATTTGATATCGGCGCATTAGAAACACTGGATCAACTGGGCATTCCTGTAGCCGGTGTTCCAAAAGATAATATACCGGACCATCTTATCAAATACAAAAATGAGGAAGCAATAGCCAATGTGGGATCTGTGAAAGAACCCAACTACGAGAAAATCAATGCACTGAATCCGGATCTCATCCTGATTTCCAGCCGACAGGAAAAGTTTTATGATGAATTGAATAAGATAGCTCCTACTGTTTTTGTCGGTGTAGATGATAAAGACTACATGGCATCTTTCCGCAAAAATACACTTCTGATCGGGCAACTGGTTGGAAAGGAGGCAGAAGCCAAAACTAAACTGGATGCTATTGATGAAAAATTAAAAGCGGCTCGGGGTCAGCTAAAAGGAGATGATCACAAGGCTTTGATTATCCTGCACAACAATGGTCGTTTCAGTGCTTACGGTAAAGGATCCCGTTTTGGTTTTATCCATGATGTACTTGGTGTAAAGCCGGCTCAGGAGCAACTGGAAGTGGCTATACATGGTCAAAAGATTTCCAATGAATTTATAGCGGAGACTAATCCTGATTATCTTTTTATCATAGACCGTAATGCAGTGGTTGCCGGTAAAGCCGGTAATAAAAGTGAAATTGAAAATAAACTGATCCAACAAACAAATGCCTACAAAAACGGCAAACTTATCTATCTCAATCCACAAATCTGGTATCTTTCAGGAGGTGGTATTACCTCTACGGATATGATGATAGACGAAATCATAAAAGCATTAAAATAATAGCCCTATGGAACAGACAGCTATAGCAAGACATATATTCCATGTCAGTAAAAAAGAATTTATAACACCTCATTATATACGGGTTACTCTTCAGGGAGACGGTGCTGCAGAATTTGCGGCATGTACTATCGGAGCTAATAATAAGATTTTTATACCTCCGGCAGGAACCAAAGACGTTGTTTTCCCTGTATTCGATGCTGAAAAGGGAGCCTGGATAAATCCTGCAGACAATGAAAAGCCTATTGTCAGAACGTATACACATCGGGGTATAGATGTAGCGAATAAAGAGATCATGATTGATTTTGTAAACCATGGTGATAATGGTCCCGCTTCTTCGTGGGCTCTTCATGCGCAGGAAGGAGATGCTTTGGGCGTAGCGATGAAACTTCGAAAAAATCCGTTATATCCTGCCGCGGAATGGTATTTTTTGATCGGAGATGCTACAGCCATCCCGGTACTGGCCAGTATTCTCGAAAGTTTACCAGCAGAAGCAAAAGGACATTGCATTCTGGAAGTCTCTTCTCCTACAGATATACAACCTCAACTCGGACACCCCGGATTTACTATCCAATGGATCTTCAACGGGCATCCTGAATCCGGAAGCAGTTTGGCGGAAGAAGTGCTGAAAGTATCTATACCTGACGAAGGTTCACACTTTGCATATGTAGCCTGTGAATACAGCTCCGTCAAGGCATTGCGCACCTATTTCCGTGAAGAACTGAACTGGAGCAATCAGGAACTTTATGCATTTTCGTACTGGAAGGCCGGTGTAGCGGAAGATCAGTCTGCACAGGACCGCAGACAGGAAAAAGAACAGTAAATACAAAAGCAGCATTAAGTTGTGGATTAAAGATAAAACCTCCCTCTGCCTTCGCAGAACCGCCGTTACAACTTCTCTCTCCTTCTTAAGCAGAGATGCCCGAAGGGCAGAGAGGTAAATTTTAAAACTGCAAAACCTCACCCTAACCCTCTCCTTAAAAATGAGAGGGAATTGGTTTATCAAATAGTAAAAAAGGTGTATAAAAAGTCAAGTCCAACCCTTTGAAAATTTCATATCTGAAATGATACTGTAAGGGAGGTACGTATAAAATCGCATAAAAAGGAAGGGGTATCTAATCTTTTCGGACAGCCCCAATTCTATTGTAGTAACTTCGTTACAACTTTTCTCTCTTCTTAAGCAGAGATGCCCGAAGGGCAGAGAGGTTAATCTACATCAGTCCAAAACCTCTCCCTAACCCTCTCCTTACAAAGGAGAGGGAATTAGCCTCGCAGAACTACTATTATAAGTCGAAAGGATAGCTTTAAGTGGATAAATAGTATTGTCCGCGTCTGCCGGTGTCCTCACCGGCAGTATGGTAATTCTGGCTTTATAATTTGGCGTCCCCGCCAAATAACGCTATTAAATACTTAAGTTAATTTAGGTTTCCTGACGCAGGTTTCGATATTAGATCTCTAAACCTCTCCCTAACCATTCGCAGAACCACCGTTACAACTTTTTCTCTCCTTCTTAAGGAGAGATGCCCGAAGGGCAGAGAGGTTAATCTACATCAGTCCAAAACCTCTCCCTAACCCTCTCCTTACAAAGGAGAGGGAATTAGCCTCGCAGAACCGTTATTATAAGTCGAAGGGATAGCTTTAGGTGGATAAGTAGTATTGCCCGCGTCTGCCGGTGTCCTCACCGGCAGTATGGTAATTCTGGCTCTATAATTTGGCGGGGACGCCAAATAACGCTATTAAATACTTAAGTTAATTTAGGTTTCCTGACGCAGGTTTCGATATTAGATCTCTAAACCTCTCCCTAACCATTCGCAGAACCACCGTTACAACTTTTTCTCTCCTTCTTAAGGAGAGATGCCCGAAGGGCAGAGAGGTTAATCTACATCAGTTCAAAACCTCTCCCTAACCCTTCCGACCAGTCGGAACAGGTTCTCCTTACAAAAGAGAGGGAATTATCGATTTGCCAATCGATATATACGTTTCCGGGTATCAGTCTGATACTTCACCCCCATCAACCCTAAGGAGCATAAAAGCTTTATTGTACTGTATATAGTTGCCAATGCAATATCAAATTCATCTTTTAACCGGAGCCATATCTGCTCTACATCATCTATAATTTTGAGCTTACAGATCATCTGTATCACTATCTCACGCTGTCTGGTCAATTTATGTCCAGAGGCATGAACCGTTTCCAATATTCTTTTGAGCGTTACATAATAGTTTCTTTTGCCTGGTAGTTCCATAATTTAAATGCTGTTGCTTTCCTTTGAGATGATCAATCCCAAAACTTTAGTATTCTATATTTATTCCGAAGAAAAAAGTCATCTCCAAAGAGATGACCTTTACTCAACCAACACACTTGCAGTATTATAAACTTCTTACGATTTTCATAACTGTATTTCCGTTTTCAACAGGCTCACCTTTACGGCCAACTTGTTTATTTGTTACATACACAGTTCCATTACCAGCATTAATGCTGATGGTATTAGGTAATCCCTGTGTTTCAATACGTTCCAGTATTTTATACGTTTTCATATCCACTGCAACTACCTCTTTCTTATTACGGTTAGCAGCATACAGTACATCTTTATCCGCATCATAGGCTATACCTATCGGAGATGCATCATATCCCAGATATACCTTATTAATGATTTTGCCTGTACCACTATCCACTACAGTGATATTATTATCATTTGACTGACTCACAAAAATGCGGTTGCCGCTCTTATCTAATGTAATATTCAAAGGGCAGTATGACCAGGTCTGGAATTTGGATTCGAGTGCACCGTTATCTGCATTGTAGACCAGAATATTTCCTTCCAT
The Sphingobacterium spiritivorum genome window above contains:
- a CDS encoding siderophore-interacting protein; translation: MEQTAIARHIFHVSKKEFITPHYIRVTLQGDGAAEFAACTIGANNKIFIPPAGTKDVVFPVFDAEKGAWINPADNEKPIVRTYTHRGIDVANKEIMIDFVNHGDNGPASSWALHAQEGDALGVAMKLRKNPLYPAAEWYFLIGDATAIPVLASILESLPAEAKGHCILEVSSPTDIQPQLGHPGFTIQWIFNGHPESGSSLAEEVLKVSIPDEGSHFAYVACEYSSVKALRTYFREELNWSNQELYAFSYWKAGVAEDQSAQDRRQEKEQ
- a CDS encoding siderophore ABC transporter substrate-binding protein; protein product: MNKLIKNISCIILLAVAASCNSTKKNDGAATDSITVEHKLGKAQVVTSPSRIVVFDIGALETLDQLGIPVAGVPKDNIPDHLIKYKNEEAIANVGSVKEPNYEKINALNPDLILISSRQEKFYDELNKIAPTVFVGVDDKDYMASFRKNTLLIGQLVGKEAEAKTKLDAIDEKLKAARGQLKGDDHKALIILHNNGRFSAYGKGSRFGFIHDVLGVKPAQEQLEVAIHGQKISNEFIAETNPDYLFIIDRNAVVAGKAGNKSEIENKLIQQTNAYKNGKLIYLNPQIWYLSGGGITSTDMMIDEIIKALK
- a CDS encoding transcriptional repressor — encoded protein: MELPGKRNYYVTLKRILETVHASGHKLTRQREIVIQMICKLKIIDDVEQIWLRLKDEFDIALATIYSTIKLLCSLGLMGVKYQTDTRKRIYRLANR
- a CDS encoding ABC transporter ATP-binding protein, with translation MIKFQDISKQYGDKEVLKNISSNISRGKITSLIGPNGAGKSTLLSIICRLLKQDKGMVSLLDKDVTQYKSNDFAKHLSILRQSNHLDLKLTVRDLVSFGRFPYSQGRLNAEDKQYIDQALAFSELEQLQDAYIDELSGGQRQRAFLSMIIAQNTEFILLDEPLNNLDMKHAVQVMKTLRRLVDELGKTVVMVIHEINFAAQYSDQIIAMKDGAIYYHEDTEKVINAKRLKEIFDIEFDIIENGASKICNYFNI